Proteins from a genomic interval of Diaphorobacter sp. HDW4A:
- a CDS encoding nucleoside deaminase has translation MNQTTSSTLPAQGLAPTPEQIQRHLRHAQRVAERAIGLGHHPFGAILVGPDQETVLLEQCNIDAVNHAESTLARVAATNFTSDYLWGCTLYTTVEPCCMCAGTAYWANIGRVVFGMTEHALLGCTGSHVENPTMSVSSRYVFDHCQKPVELIGPVPEMEAEIAEMQQRFWATR, from the coding sequence ATGAATCAAACCACCTCATCCACACTCCCCGCACAAGGCCTGGCGCCCACGCCCGAACAGATCCAGCGTCATCTGCGCCACGCCCAGCGCGTGGCTGAGCGCGCCATTGGCCTCGGCCACCATCCCTTCGGCGCCATCCTTGTCGGCCCCGATCAGGAAACCGTGCTGCTCGAGCAATGCAATATCGACGCGGTGAACCACGCCGAATCGACCCTCGCGCGCGTGGCGGCCACCAACTTCACGTCCGACTATCTCTGGGGCTGCACGCTCTACACCACAGTCGAGCCCTGCTGTATGTGCGCGGGCACGGCCTACTGGGCCAACATCGGCCGCGTGGTGTTCGGCATGACCGAACACGCGCTGCTCGGCTGCACCGGCAGCCATGTCGAAAACCCGACCATGAGTGTGTCGTCCCGCTATGTGTTCGACCACTGCCAGAAGCCGGTCGAACTGATCGGCCCGGTGCCCGAAATGGAAGCCGAGATCGCCGAGATGCAGCAACGCTTCTGGGCCACCCGCTGA
- a CDS encoding ABC transporter ATP-binding protein has protein sequence MQHVIDLNAVTQTFVSSDGSPVTALQGVDLHLRRNEFVSLIGPSGCGKSTILRLVAGLLRPSSGEVRIFDHPVTEPRDEIGMVFQKPTLLPWLSVLDNITFPMRHKFGRVDTKEQQRAQELLSMIGLKDFGHKRPNELSGGMQQRVSIARSLLHDPEILLMDEPFSALDALTRDEMSFELLRIWNERPKTVVFVTHSIQEALLLSDRIVVMSARPGRVADVIDVPLPRPRSMATLADPLFNQMANDIREQVFSRKPE, from the coding sequence ATGCAACATGTAATCGATCTCAACGCGGTCACCCAGACCTTTGTCTCCAGCGATGGCAGTCCCGTCACCGCCCTGCAGGGCGTCGATCTGCATCTGCGGCGCAATGAATTCGTCTCGCTGATCGGCCCCTCGGGCTGCGGCAAATCCACCATCCTGCGCTTGGTCGCTGGCCTGCTGCGCCCGAGCAGCGGTGAGGTGCGCATCTTCGACCACCCCGTGACCGAGCCGCGCGACGAGATCGGCATGGTGTTCCAGAAACCCACGTTGCTGCCCTGGCTCAGTGTGCTCGACAACATCACCTTTCCGATGCGCCACAAGTTCGGCCGCGTCGACACCAAGGAGCAACAGCGCGCGCAAGAACTGCTCTCGATGATTGGCCTGAAGGACTTTGGCCACAAGCGCCCCAACGAGCTGTCGGGCGGCATGCAGCAGCGCGTGTCCATTGCGCGCTCGCTGCTGCACGACCCGGAAATCCTGCTCATGGACGAGCCGTTCTCCGCGCTCGATGCGCTCACACGCGACGAGATGAGCTTCGAGCTGCTGCGCATCTGGAACGAGCGACCCAAGACCGTTGTCTTCGTCACCCACTCGATCCAGGAGGCGCTGCTGTTGTCCGACCGCATCGTCGTGATGAGCGCCCGACCCGGTCGCGTGGCCGACGTCATCGACGTGCCGCTGCCGCGCCCGCGCAGCATGGCGACGCTGGCCGATCCCCTATTCAACCAGATGGCCAACGACATCCGCGAGCAGGTGTTCAGCCGCAAGCCTGAATAG
- a CDS encoding alpha/beta fold hydrolase, with translation MNDLNTANDSASRPHIILIHGAWQGSWAFSAWTPWLENAGWQVHAVDLPGNGHSRDHARAATLPGYTDHVVELLASLDAPAVVLGHSGGGMTASQVAEAMPERVRALVYLAGMMVPDGWGFADVIARCQQDNPGFDYQGVGQHLIWNETRTASHVPVDAAMALFLQDCEESAARDAAMRLAAQPESGRSMHNQLTPERYGRVPRIYVECTEDRSVSLPLQRCMQRLTPGADCISLACGHVPQLVRPELLTARLLPLLDALPMSNNPSAAMH, from the coding sequence ATGAATGACTTGAACACAGCGAACGACAGCGCGTCACGCCCGCACATCATCCTCATCCATGGCGCGTGGCAAGGCAGCTGGGCCTTCTCGGCGTGGACGCCGTGGCTTGAAAACGCGGGCTGGCAGGTGCATGCGGTCGATCTGCCGGGCAATGGCCACAGCCGCGATCACGCACGCGCTGCCACGTTGCCGGGCTACACCGATCATGTGGTCGAACTGCTCGCATCACTGGACGCACCGGCCGTGGTGCTGGGTCACAGCGGCGGCGGCATGACCGCATCACAAGTCGCCGAGGCCATGCCCGAGCGCGTGCGCGCACTCGTCTATCTGGCCGGAATGATGGTGCCCGATGGATGGGGCTTTGCCGACGTGATCGCGCGCTGCCAACAAGACAACCCCGGCTTCGACTACCAAGGCGTGGGCCAGCATCTGATCTGGAACGAGACCCGCACCGCAAGCCATGTTCCCGTCGATGCCGCCATGGCACTGTTCTTGCAAGACTGCGAGGAAAGCGCTGCACGCGATGCAGCAATGCGCCTCGCAGCACAACCCGAAAGTGGAAGATCCATGCACAACCAGTTGACCCCGGAACGCTACGGCCGCGTACCACGCATCTACGTGGAATGCACCGAAGACCGCTCCGTCTCGCTGCCGCTGCAGCGCTGCATGCAGCGGCTCACCCCGGGTGCGGACTGCATCTCGCTGGCCTGTGGACATGTGCCGCAACTCGTCCGCCCCGAGCTGCTCACCGCCCGACTGCTGCCACTGCTCGATGCCTTGCCGATGTCGAATAACCCAAGCGCTGCGATGCACTGA
- a CDS encoding xanthine dehydrogenase family protein subunit M: MQLISPATPQAAQALAEELGARARFIAGGTVVQQEWTGMTRQAPPDTYFINTQTWPQTQGIALQGEHLRIGANARLETIRLDALVREHAPLLCDALAQLGAAGVRRLGTLGGNIGWGMGDTGPVLLVLDALAELADGTLEPLELTLARPRRPLMLAFHLPCVNLQGPAHAAFEKIGHRAAFTPARVRVAIRWATAARGCTLVRAAAGAPGTPIRRLLAVEELMADEARRPTLVNVRAACLKELPEPLAIMSSRLIAGHCGLL, from the coding sequence ATGCAACTGATATCGCCCGCCACACCACAGGCCGCGCAGGCTCTGGCAGAAGAACTCGGCGCGCGCGCGCGCTTCATCGCGGGCGGCACCGTGGTCCAGCAGGAGTGGACAGGCATGACGCGCCAAGCCCCACCGGACACTTACTTTATCAATACCCAGACTTGGCCGCAGACGCAGGGCATCGCGCTGCAAGGTGAGCACCTGCGCATCGGCGCGAATGCGCGTCTAGAAACCATTCGCCTCGATGCGCTCGTGCGCGAGCACGCGCCGCTGCTCTGCGATGCGCTGGCCCAACTCGGCGCAGCAGGCGTGCGCCGCCTGGGAACCTTGGGCGGCAATATCGGCTGGGGCATGGGTGACACGGGCCCGGTGCTTCTGGTGCTCGATGCGCTTGCAGAACTGGCGGACGGCACGCTCGAGCCGCTGGAATTGACGCTAGCACGCCCCCGTCGACCACTGATGCTCGCCTTTCACCTGCCATGCGTGAATCTGCAAGGCCCCGCGCATGCCGCATTCGAAAAGATCGGCCATCGCGCGGCCTTCACTCCTGCGCGCGTGCGCGTCGCCATACGCTGGGCCACGGCAGCACGAGGGTGCACGCTGGTGCGCGCGGCCGCCGGTGCACCCGGCACACCGATTCGCCGCTTGCTCGCGGTCGAAGAACTGATGGCGGATGAGGCCCGTCGGCCCACGCTGGTCAACGTGCGCGCCGCTTGCCTCAAAGAGCTTCCAGAACCGCTCGCGATCATGAGCAGTCGACTGATCGCCGGACATTGCGGCCTGCTTTGA
- a CDS encoding xanthine dehydrogenase family protein molybdopterin-binding subunit has protein sequence MNDLTSTFLPPHSAHALTRPIERLTQDIRPDIAAKLTGSPGFLTDRIASGQLRGAILGSPHPHARILRIDTTEATALPGVHAVVTHADIPGTASYGLRKVDRPALCKDKVRCVGDPVAAVAAVDLTTASAALALIHVEYEALPLVDDMASALAADLPDAAHLHVGGNLLHSIDHQRGDLLAAQATTLHVLEDTYHTPRQMHTYLETEGCVAEPDGADGLRLFFGGHNPARERQVIADMLCLAHDKVQAVGTPVGGSYGGKDELTIQPIAALLAWKTQRPVRLHLTRPQSVDLGVKRHPMRIRMRTGIDAEGRLTFQQVDILADTGAYATHGPEVLDAAVEHAPGPYRYRAVQIHARLAYTNNGIAGAFRGFGAVQVQFALEQHMDRLAALAQMSPGAFRALNLATPDAPGPLGQQLVAFDGPQRALDVAMQQPLWQRPHQWRSADGRYLHGIGLALIHRSDGFGKGGPSESRMQLALAEDGKVELRCGFTELGQNLCGAIRNLCVQHLACAPDDVRPVLGDTAFTPDSGPVAASRATTLVWRALLEVRAEWQARLERARAQCGDSKSLVELAHVLGNERPCITIDLHAEDPSVNAHDTHFVFGACAAIAQVRIDTWSGMVRVQDLAMCTALGPIASPQGYLGQMEGGAVMGLGMSLLEELECEDGHYTARNLDAYFVPSIMDAPRMDLIAIENLPPDDPIGPRGAGEISVNFAVPAIANALSAALAHPITRLPMTPLRVIALLEQASS, from the coding sequence ATGAACGACCTGACCTCCACCTTTCTCCCGCCCCATTCCGCCCATGCGCTGACGCGGCCCATCGAACGATTGACGCAGGACATCCGCCCCGACATCGCAGCCAAGCTCACCGGCTCGCCCGGTTTTCTCACCGACCGCATCGCGAGCGGCCAGCTGCGCGGCGCGATTCTCGGCAGTCCGCATCCGCACGCGCGCATCCTGCGCATCGACACCACCGAAGCCACCGCCCTGCCCGGCGTCCATGCGGTCGTCACCCATGCCGACATCCCCGGCACCGCGAGCTACGGCCTGCGCAAGGTGGACCGGCCCGCGCTCTGCAAGGACAAGGTGCGCTGCGTGGGTGATCCGGTCGCAGCCGTCGCCGCCGTCGATCTGACCACCGCCAGCGCCGCGCTCGCGCTGATCCACGTGGAATATGAAGCGCTGCCCCTCGTGGACGACATGGCATCCGCACTGGCAGCCGACCTGCCCGATGCGGCCCATCTGCACGTAGGCGGCAATCTGCTGCACAGCATCGATCATCAACGTGGCGACCTCCTTGCCGCACAGGCCACCACACTGCATGTGCTCGAAGACACCTACCACACGCCGCGCCAGATGCACACCTATCTGGAAACCGAGGGCTGCGTGGCCGAGCCCGATGGCGCGGACGGGCTGCGCCTGTTCTTCGGCGGACACAACCCCGCGCGCGAACGGCAGGTGATCGCCGACATGCTCTGCCTCGCACACGACAAGGTGCAGGCCGTGGGCACGCCCGTGGGTGGCTCATATGGCGGCAAGGACGAGCTCACGATCCAGCCGATTGCGGCACTGCTCGCATGGAAGACGCAACGCCCCGTGCGCCTGCACCTCACCCGGCCGCAGTCGGTGGACCTTGGCGTCAAGCGCCATCCCATGCGCATCCGCATGCGCACTGGCATCGATGCCGAGGGGCGACTGACGTTCCAGCAAGTCGACATCCTCGCCGACACCGGCGCCTACGCCACGCATGGCCCCGAAGTGCTGGATGCTGCCGTCGAGCATGCCCCCGGCCCGTATCGCTACCGGGCGGTGCAGATTCACGCGCGGCTCGCTTACACCAACAACGGCATCGCTGGCGCGTTTCGCGGCTTTGGCGCCGTGCAGGTGCAGTTCGCGCTCGAGCAACACATGGACCGCCTCGCCGCGCTCGCGCAGATGTCGCCAGGCGCCTTCCGCGCACTCAACCTCGCAACGCCCGATGCGCCCGGCCCACTGGGCCAGCAGTTGGTCGCGTTCGACGGCCCGCAGCGCGCGCTCGACGTCGCCATGCAGCAACCGCTGTGGCAACGCCCGCACCAATGGCGCAGCGCCGATGGCCGTTATTTGCACGGCATCGGCCTTGCGCTGATCCACCGCAGTGATGGCTTCGGCAAAGGCGGGCCGAGCGAAAGCCGCATGCAGCTCGCGCTCGCCGAAGACGGCAAGGTCGAGCTGCGCTGCGGCTTCACCGAGCTCGGCCAAAACCTCTGCGGCGCCATCCGCAATCTCTGCGTGCAGCATCTGGCCTGCGCGCCGGACGACGTGCGCCCGGTGCTGGGCGACACCGCCTTCACGCCAGACTCCGGCCCGGTCGCCGCATCACGCGCGACCACGCTGGTCTGGCGCGCGCTGCTTGAAGTCAGAGCCGAATGGCAAGCACGATTGGAGCGCGCAAGGGCGCAATGTGGCGACTCCAAAAGCCTTGTCGAACTGGCACATGTGCTCGGCAATGAACGCCCCTGCATCACCATCGATTTGCATGCCGAAGACCCAAGCGTCAACGCGCACGACACGCACTTCGTCTTCGGCGCCTGTGCGGCCATCGCCCAGGTCCGCATCGACACCTGGAGCGGCATGGTGCGGGTGCAGGACCTTGCTATGTGCACGGCGCTCGGCCCCATCGCTTCACCCCAAGGCTATCTCGGCCAGATGGAAGGCGGCGCGGTCATGGGTCTCGGCATGAGCCTGCTGGAGGAGCTCGAATGCGAAGACGGCCACTACACCGCACGCAATCTCGACGCCTATTTCGTTCCATCGATCATGGACGCGCCGCGCATGGACCTCATCGCCATCGAGAATCTGCCACCCGACGATCCCATAGGCCCGCGCGGCGCAGGCGAGATCAGCGTGAACTTCGCTGTGCCCGCCATCGCCAACGCGCTCAGTGCGGCGCTTGCACACCCCATCACCCGCCTTCCGATGACGCCGCTGCGCGTGATCGCCCTGCTGGAGCAAGCCTCTTCATGA
- a CDS encoding ABC transporter substrate-binding protein — MMTMRPLLASLLLAFGAAAVHAADSLTVQLDWLPGGDKAFVYAGVQQGFFKAEGLEVKIVPGRGSSDAVTKVASGAADVGFGGISALMMAAAESKSPVPVKAVMSLYSSQPDALFTRADSQIKSLKDMEGKTVAMPTFSSSNALWPVVLQKNGVDPAKIKVIKTDPATLAPMLAQGRVDATINWVTVAPAFSAVLKQANKELAVLPWTKFGLDGYGWSALASDKIIKERPEVLKRYLRALSKSLTFSIAQPQKAAEALKAQVPEADVAVIKAEFESSIPLLKNEISQRDGMGAYDAKLLGATWSWVAQSMSYDLGKINPEQLVDRSFLAK, encoded by the coding sequence ATGATGACCATGCGCCCTCTTCTCGCTTCCCTGCTGCTTGCCTTTGGCGCCGCAGCTGTTCACGCGGCCGATTCGCTCACCGTCCAGCTCGACTGGCTGCCCGGTGGCGACAAGGCCTTTGTCTATGCCGGCGTGCAGCAAGGCTTCTTCAAGGCCGAGGGTCTTGAGGTCAAGATCGTTCCCGGGCGTGGCTCGTCAGACGCCGTCACCAAAGTCGCCTCGGGCGCAGCCGATGTGGGCTTTGGCGGCATCTCCGCGCTGATGATGGCGGCCGCCGAAAGCAAGTCGCCCGTGCCCGTCAAGGCCGTGATGTCGCTCTATTCCAGCCAGCCCGATGCGTTGTTCACCCGCGCCGACAGCCAGATCAAGTCGCTCAAGGACATGGAGGGCAAGACCGTCGCCATGCCCACGTTCTCGTCGTCCAACGCGCTGTGGCCCGTTGTGCTGCAGAAGAACGGCGTCGATCCCGCGAAGATCAAGGTGATCAAGACCGACCCGGCCACACTCGCGCCCATGCTCGCGCAGGGCCGCGTGGACGCCACCATCAACTGGGTGACCGTCGCGCCCGCGTTCAGCGCCGTGCTCAAGCAGGCGAACAAGGAGCTCGCCGTGTTGCCGTGGACAAAATTCGGTCTCGACGGCTACGGTTGGTCGGCGCTCGCGAGCGACAAGATCATCAAGGAACGCCCCGAAGTGCTCAAGCGCTATCTGCGCGCCCTTTCCAAGTCGCTCACGTTCTCCATAGCGCAACCGCAGAAGGCCGCAGAAGCCTTGAAGGCACAAGTGCCCGAGGCCGATGTCGCTGTCATCAAGGCCGAGTTCGAATCGTCGATCCCGCTGCTCAAGAACGAGATCAGCCAGCGCGACGGCATGGGTGCCTACGACGCCAAACTGTTGGGAGCCACCTGGAGCTGGGTCGCGCAGTCGATGAGCTACGACCTAGGCAAGATCAATCCCGAGCAGCTCGTGGACCGTAGCTTCCTTGCCAAATAA
- a CDS encoding isopenicillin N synthase family oxygenase: MKNEPTSSTLQLPLIDVAALRGSDPDARKAVAAQLRQACEQRGFFYITNHGVDEALIASVFAQSREFFSQKMEKKCAIDKRLSPCNRGYEPLRAQTLEAGAPPDLKESFYVGREVPVDDPRVIAGRFNTGPNQWPTALPAFRAVMQRYYEAAFELGETLVRGLALSLAMPESFFDDYLKDAAATLRLLHYPPQPGNPLPGEKGCGEHTDFGGITLLLQDAMGGLQVRDMQTQRWIDAPPVPSTYVVNIGDLFARWTNGRYVSTLHRVINVSGRERYSVPFFFTGNPLHRVECISTCLADGAAPLYPTVTVEEHQIECYRRTYG; this comes from the coding sequence ATGAAAAACGAGCCCACATCGAGCACCTTGCAACTCCCGCTGATCGACGTCGCAGCGCTGCGCGGCAGCGATCCCGATGCACGCAAGGCCGTGGCCGCGCAGTTACGCCAGGCCTGCGAACAGCGCGGATTTTTCTACATCACCAACCACGGCGTGGATGAGGCACTGATCGCCAGCGTGTTCGCACAGAGCCGCGAATTCTTCTCGCAGAAGATGGAGAAAAAATGCGCCATCGACAAACGCCTCTCGCCCTGCAACCGAGGCTACGAGCCACTGCGCGCGCAGACGCTGGAGGCCGGCGCTCCGCCCGATCTCAAGGAGAGCTTCTATGTGGGCCGCGAGGTTCCCGTCGATGATCCACGCGTCATTGCCGGGCGCTTCAACACCGGCCCCAACCAATGGCCCACTGCGCTGCCCGCATTTCGCGCGGTGATGCAGCGCTACTACGAAGCAGCATTTGAACTCGGCGAAACGCTGGTGCGCGGGCTTGCGCTCTCGCTGGCCATGCCCGAATCCTTCTTCGACGACTACCTGAAGGATGCTGCCGCCACGCTGCGCCTGCTGCACTACCCGCCACAGCCTGGTAACCCGCTGCCCGGTGAAAAGGGCTGCGGCGAGCACACCGACTTTGGCGGCATCACGCTGCTGCTGCAGGACGCGATGGGTGGCCTGCAAGTGCGGGACATGCAGACGCAGCGCTGGATCGACGCACCACCCGTGCCCAGCACCTATGTCGTGAACATCGGCGATCTGTTCGCGCGCTGGACCAACGGCCGCTATGTTTCCACGCTGCATCGCGTGATCAACGTGTCGGGCCGCGAGCGTTATTCCGTGCCCTTCTTCTTCACCGGCAACCCGCTGCACCGCGTCGAATGCATCTCCACTTGCCTTGCCGACGGTGCCGCTCCGCTCTACCCCACGGTCACCGTGGAAGAGCACCAGATCGAGTGCTACCGCCGCACCTACGGTTGA
- a CDS encoding LysR family transcriptional regulator codes for MHIHARSIKYFDMIRRSGSIREAARRLHVASSAVNRQLLQLEDEIGSPLFERMSQGLRLTPAGEVFSRHVITVLQDEVRLRSELEMLRGVRRGSVSVASVEGVNADLMPNVLTRMHERYPAVHIHLVTCGSAQAVKAVIHGDADIGIGFSIDRDDGLHQCTMGRFRLGAIVPPGHPISRLERVDFPTCTAYPMILPTPELSMHGLLQPVISHHKRPLNVVMESSSIELAKQLVERGIGLFFQSRLGLERELQEARLVHVPLDTPQPIHSELGVYVRAGRTLPPALDAFIHIASEIIAQREGDEGRMLSPRNGSSRKISVR; via the coding sequence ATGCATATCCACGCCCGATCCATTAAATACTTCGACATGATCCGCCGTTCGGGATCGATCCGCGAGGCGGCACGCCGCCTGCATGTGGCCTCGTCCGCCGTCAACCGGCAGTTGCTACAGCTCGAGGACGAAATCGGCTCGCCGCTGTTCGAGCGCATGTCGCAGGGGTTGCGACTCACGCCTGCGGGCGAGGTGTTCTCGCGCCATGTGATCACCGTGCTGCAGGACGAAGTGCGGCTGCGCAGCGAACTCGAGATGCTGCGCGGCGTGCGGCGCGGCTCGGTCAGCGTGGCGTCGGTCGAGGGGGTGAACGCGGACCTGATGCCCAACGTGCTCACCCGCATGCACGAGCGCTACCCGGCGGTGCATATCCATCTCGTGACCTGCGGCTCCGCCCAAGCAGTCAAGGCGGTGATTCACGGCGACGCGGACATCGGCATCGGCTTTTCCATCGACCGCGACGACGGTCTGCACCAATGCACCATGGGCCGGTTCCGGCTCGGCGCCATCGTGCCGCCGGGCCATCCGATCAGCCGTCTGGAACGCGTGGACTTTCCCACCTGCACGGCCTACCCGATGATTCTGCCGACGCCCGAACTGTCGATGCACGGTCTGCTGCAACCGGTGATATCGCACCACAAGCGTCCGCTCAACGTGGTCATGGAAAGCTCTTCGATCGAGCTGGCCAAGCAGTTGGTGGAGCGCGGCATCGGTCTGTTCTTTCAAAGCCGTCTCGGCCTGGAGCGTGAGCTGCAGGAAGCGCGGCTGGTGCATGTGCCGCTCGACACGCCGCAGCCCATCCATTCGGAACTCGGCGTCTATGTGCGCGCGGGCCGCACCCTGCCGCCCGCGCTCGATGCCTTCATCCACATTGCGAGCGAAATCATCGCGCAGCGTGAAGGCGATGAAGGCCGGATGCTGAGTCCCCGAAATGGGTCGTCGCGCAAGATTTCCGTACGCTGA
- a CDS encoding ABC transporter permease, translating into MSSSQPSTFSSLIQRHASLFVFLIALCLWEAACRLLKLPEYIVPAPTAILQAARELGPARWFEHLRATLEVALVGYAVAIALALPLAIAITRSPLLSRIIMPWLVVIQSTPIVAIAPIIVVTLGAGMLPRVVITTLIAFFPLVVSTALGLASVPAELVELSRSLRATTARQYWQIRLPFAIPYVFSALKVSITLAIVGAVVAEFVAAEKGLGYLILFATSSFKVPVAFASLILLVLCSLSLYGAVQFVHKRFFPWSQSAT; encoded by the coding sequence ATGTCCTCCTCCCAACCTTCCACGTTTTCCTCACTCATCCAACGTCACGCCTCGCTGTTCGTCTTTCTGATCGCTCTGTGCCTTTGGGAGGCCGCCTGCCGCCTGCTCAAGCTGCCCGAATACATCGTTCCCGCGCCCACCGCCATCCTCCAGGCAGCACGCGAGCTTGGACCCGCGCGCTGGTTCGAGCATCTGCGCGCCACGCTCGAGGTCGCGCTCGTCGGTTACGCGGTAGCGATTGCGCTGGCCCTGCCGCTGGCCATCGCCATCACCCGTTCACCGCTGCTCTCGCGCATCATCATGCCGTGGCTCGTGGTGATCCAGTCGACCCCCATCGTCGCCATCGCGCCCATCATCGTGGTCACGCTCGGCGCGGGCATGCTGCCACGCGTGGTGATCACCACGCTGATCGCGTTCTTCCCGCTGGTGGTGTCGACCGCGCTCGGCCTCGCGTCGGTGCCCGCCGAGCTGGTGGAACTCTCGCGCTCGCTGCGCGCCACCACCGCGCGCCAGTATTGGCAGATCCGCCTGCCATTTGCGATTCCGTACGTATTCTCGGCGCTCAAGGTGTCAATCACGCTGGCCATCGTCGGTGCCGTGGTGGCCGAATTCGTCGCAGCCGAAAAGGGTCTCGGCTACCTCATCCTGTTCGCCACGTCTTCCTTCAAGGTGCCCGTCGCTTTCGCATCGCTGATCCTGCTGGTGCTGTGCAGCCTTTCGCTGTACGGCGCAGTGCAGTTTGTGCACAAGCGCTTCTTCCCCTGGAGCCAGAGCGCGACGTAA